GCAGCGGGGCTTTTGTCTTAAAAAAATTTTAACACAGGCAGGCAAATTATGAATTTGTATCGAATATATAGCAGGCAAAAATGAACATAAAAGGTGTGGTTTAGCTTGTTCATCAAGGCGGCGGCGAGATTTTTTGCAATTGCGCTGGTGGCAATGTTTTGCTTTTGGGGAGGGGGGCCGGCCCTGGCTCAGCCCGCTGACATCCAGGGGCACTGGGCGGAGAATCAGATCGGCGACTGGTTTGCCAGGGGCCTGATCGCGGGCTACGGCGACGGAACCTTCCGGCCGGACAATAAAGTGACCAGGGCCGAGTTCGTGGTTATGACCAACCGGGCCTTCGGCTTTAACAGCGGCATCCAGGCGCCTTTCAGCGATGTTTCGCCGGGCGACTGGTTCTTCGGCCAGCTCTGCGCGGCTTTTACGGCCGGCTACATTGCGGGCGACGCGGACGGCCGGTTCAGGCCCGGCGACGGGATAAGCCGCCAGGAGGTGGCGGTGGTTCTGTCCAGGCTGCTCAAGCTGAAGATGCCGGAGGGCGGCGACGCGCATGCCGCTTTCAAGGACGCCGGCAGCATTGCGGAGTGGAGCCGGGCGGCGGTGAGCGCGGTTGTGGCCGCCGGCTATATGGCCGGTTATCCGGAGGATCGCACCTTCCGCCCGGCAGAGCCCATCACCAGGGCGGAGGCGGTGGTGGTGCTGGACCGGGCTAAAAAGGCTTATGAGCAGAGCCTGGCCACCGGCGGCACGGGAGTTCCCGGTGCCGGGGCGGTAAGCGTTGCTGTTCCGCTGGCCGACTGCTCCATGACCTTGGGCGGGCAGGCGCTGGCTGTGGACCTGGCCGGCGTGTTCAGCAGCGCCGGCGGTGCTTCTCTGACTTACAGCGCGTCCAGCAGCAATGCGGGCGTGGCTGCCGTAGCCGTGAGCGGCAGCACACTGACCGTGAGCGCCGTAAGCGCGGGCAGCGCCGTGATCACGGTCACAGCCGGCGACGGCAGGGGCAATAGCGCCACCGACGAGTTTACCGTAACGGTGAGTGCGGCTGCACCGGGCGGTGGCGGCGGTGGCGGCGGAGCCCCGCCGGCCGGCCCGGGCGGCGGTGAAACGGGCGCTCCCAAAATTGAGAGGGCCTCCGTGGTGGCGGGCGGCCAAACGCTGGAGGTGGAAATTGACGAAAGCGGGTTGAACGGCTTCATAGACCTGTCCCGCCTGGACGGCAGCACGGTGATAACTGAAGGCACCATAAGCGTATCAGAGGCAGCCAGGCTGACTTTGTCGGTGCAGGTGGGGGGTGAAACCATCACTAAGGTGCAGAACCTGAAAGCCGGCGAGAACAGGCTGGAGGCAATGGACATTATCAAAAAATACGGCTTGTCGCTGAACCTGATAGAGCTGTTCTTAGGCGACCCGGTGGTGCTGTCGGGGACTTTGGAGTACGGCAGCGGCAAAGCTGTGCCAGTTTCCCTGACCATAGACCTGCCTTAAGGCTAAAAAATTTTTTTGCGTGCGGGCGGAGCCTGCTTGCGGCGCCCTTTTTGGGCCCGGACGCCTTGACCGAACGGAAAAATAGGACTAAAGTCCTATTTCATCCCGGCGGGCGGGGTGCTATAGTTATTTGTAAGAAATATTTTCTAGTTTTTTTTAAAAATAGCAGGAGAATTGCTGCCGGGCGGCGTATATATAATTACCGGCAGGCTGGTTTGAGGGAATATGTGCTTTAAGGAGGAGAAAGCATGATTTCGACGGTTACCACGGTAACTACTACAACAACCACCACAACCACTGCAAGCACGGTTACTACGGCTACTTCGCTTATGGCCGGCCTTGGTTTGACGGCTACCATAGCGCTAATTATATTGCTTATTGCCAAGGAACTGGCGGGGGCTGCTGCGGAAGGTTCGCCGCGCGGGCCGGGGGTGGCCGGCGCCATGGACAGGGTGCTTAACGTGGGCATCATCCCGCTGCTTATGGTGTTTGTTTCAATTGTGTTCGTCAAGGTTATGAGCGTGCTGTAAGAAAGGTTGAGGAAGTGCTTTGAGCCCGGCTCGGCTTATGCCCGGCCGGGTTGCTTATTTTCCGGCTCAAATGCATAACTTATTAAACTCATAAATTTAAATTATGGGTTTTTTGTTTTTCAGGGGTTGACAACCCCATTACCATTTTGTTAATATTAGGTACAGAACATATGTTTGGGGGGCAGGGTAAGCGGCAAAGCATTTATACCTGCCCCAAAATGTTTTTCCGCTGCCCTCCCCGCAAAAAATGAAGGTGCTAAAAAGCCTTCAAAGGGAGGAGGTGAACCGCGTGCCGGTAAACAAAATTCCCGCCGGTTCGGTGCTCAGGCTGGAGCTGCGCGTCGGCGTTGACCAGAGCGGCAACCCGGTCTACCGGAACAGGAGCTTTTCAAACGTTAAGCCGGGCGCATCCGACCAGGACCTGTTTGATGTTGCCGGTGCCCTGGCCGCCCTGCTGGAATACCCGCTGAACAGCGTGTCCCGCATTGATTCGGCCCATCTGGTGCAGGCTTAACCGGCCCTGAACCGATCTCAAGCGAGCAAGATTAATTTTAACAGAAAGGAGGGATGAGGTTGGCAACCACCGTCCAGAGCCTGCGCATGGTATTCCGCAACCAGGCCGGCAGGAACGTCACCATCACCCTGGAAAATCCCAGGGATAACCTGACCGCAGCCGAAATCGAGGCGGCCATGGACCTGATCATCGCCCGCAATATCTTTACCAGTTCGGGCGGCGACCTCGTGGCCAAGCAGGACATCAGGCTGATCGATACCACTACCAACGACCTCTACGAACCGCCCGCCTAAAATCAGGGCGTTGACATAAAGGCCGGCCCCGCCGGCCCCAGACTGAAGACAAACTACTGCTGCTGTTAAAGCACCGGGGAACTTTGTCAACAACCTGAGGCCGGCCCCGCCGGTCCGCCGGCGGTGCGGCGCCGGACGCAGGCGGTAAAGCAGGCGGCGCCGCATCATTTTACTTTAAGGAAGGAGTGGTTTAACTGGACACTATCCTGCAGGCGGTGGGCGATGTCGGTTTTCCCATGGCCGTGGCCGCTTACCTGCTGGTGCGCCTTGAGGCCAGGCTGGAGTCCCTGGCCGACGGTATGGCCGGCCTGGCCGAAGCGGTGGCAGGTGAGCGGCAGCAGGAGGAGAAGAAGTAAAGAAAAGCTTATATGCTCTGACGTGTATGCACTGGCGTGAAGGCTGCCGGCCCCCCGGCGGCTTTTTTTTAAATCATTTTCTTTCCAACACCCATACTTATCAAATGAGATAAATATTGATTTGCGCTAACCCCTTCCCTTTTAGCTGCTTCAGCAATCATTTTGTGCAGGCTTTTAGGAATCCTTAGTGTAATACGGCCATTATATTCCTCTTTGCCGCTGGGTTCTGGGATAGTGATTCCATCTTCATAAGCTGCTTTTATCCATTCGCTCTTGGCAATCATAGCGTCTTTTATAGCATCTTCTATGGTATCACCAGTGCCCACACAGTAGCGAAGATCGGGAAACTCAACGATATAACCGCCATCGTCAGTATCCGGCCGCACAGTGAAAGGATAACTCAAATTTAAATAGTAGTTTAGGTCCTTATTCATAATCTTATCACCCTCAGTTCATTAGATTTAGTTTATCAGCCTTTTTAATACGGCCTACAGCCCCATCTCTTTTAAAAGGTCTTTGAAATTTTCAAGATACACTCTCTTAACTGGCTTCCCGCTTCGTCTTACGATTCCTATCACGTGAGGTGGTTTGGTGTATGTGTAATGGCTTCCTCTGTTTCGGCAGTTAAATCCCAACTGTGTTAATAATAAGTGTATGTCTTCGAATTCTGCTTCTTTCGCGTTTTTTCAACTTCTTGATTAGTTTGTCCCTTGTACTCATATATACCACCTCCCGCCAAGTTAGCATTATATATAAGGTCATATATGATGTCAAGGGTCCAAAAAATTTTCAAAAAAATGTTGTTTTTATGTTTGGCCAGCCTTTCCCATGGCCGTGGCCGCCTACCTGCTGGTGCGCCTTGAGGCCAGGCTGGAGTCTCTGGCCGACGGTGTGGCCGGCCTGGCCGAAGCGGTGGCAGGTGAGCGGCGGCAGGAGGAGAAGAAGTAGAGAAAAGCTTATATGCACTGACGTGTATGCACTGGCGTGAAGGCTGCCGGCTCCCCGGCGGCCTTTTTTTTGTTTGTATCTTGTGATGTTGACAACTGTCACATGACAGCATATAATTTGATTAAGGAGGCTTATTTAATGGACAGGTATACAATTATTGAGTTAGCAGAACAAGCAGAAAGCTTGGGGATTAACTTGGGGGCTAATCCTCATAGAACAATAAGATATTACATAAGTATAGGGTTACTACACAAACCAGATGTTGTACAGGAAGGAAAAAAGAGGGTATCGTATTATAATCAAGATCATTTAAATCAATTAAAAATAATAGATTACCTAAAAAAAAAGAAATACTCTCTAAAAGAAATTAAAAAGCAACTTCATAAAAAGGTATTTTTATCTGAAGATGGATTAAAGTTTATCGAGAAGTATCGGGATGAGATACCAGAAGGTGCTTTTTTAAAAGGTATGCCGGTTAATATCGCGGAAGTTGCTTTTTTTATGTTGAAATTTTTAGAAGATTTTAAAAAAGATTTGGTAACACCTGAATCATTAGAAAAATTTTTTATTGATGAAGATGGTAAGCCAGTGGAAGTATTATCAATCCACAGGAAATATCCTTCATAACCGGGGGTTGTAATTTGGACCCTAAAGATCTTATTAGAAAAGCCGCTGAAGAGGACAGTTACGATATCGTCGAACATGCTCTTAAAGAAGCCGATAAAGATGGTTTGACTATCCACGAAATAGAAAATGTCATGATTTATGGCAAAATAAATCAAAAGGATCCGAAGAAAAGCAGGTATAGACTTAGATATAGGAACATACAAATAATTGTTGAGGTAATCTCTAACGAGGTAACGATTGTTACCGTTATGAGAGATAGATAAAGAAGGTGGTATTATATGGCAAAGTTGTGTAGATGCGGAAGCATAGCTGTTGAAAAACAAGTAGATATCGAAAGAAATATTGGTGGGCGCCGTATCATCTTTAAAAAAGTTCCTGCTTTTATATGTCCCAATTGTAGCGAGCGTTATTTTACTTCAAAAACAATAAAGCACATGGATAGGTTGTTGGCTAAAAAAGGAAATAAAACTGAAATAGATTTTGAATTAGATCCTAAAGAGCAGCAATTCTTATCTTATTTTAAAATATTTAAAGACCGGTTTATTTGCCCGCGCGGTGCAACTATGGACATGCCGGTATCTTTAGCTGATTTATTTTTAGTCGCTAGCAGACTTAGTGAATTAAAACTTGAACAATCTTATAAGTAATCAAGCCTATTCGCCCTTATGGACGGGATCCCCGGTAGTTCTTTTAACTCCCCCGCCAGGAAGTTGCCCGCCCCTTCCGCCTTCCTTGCTCGCGCAGCTAAGGCGAAAGGCGGGGATGAGAGGCGGGCCTTGTTTTCCGAAAATTCCCGGAAGTAAAAGCCAAGAAGCCTGGGAGCAGGAAAACCGTTCCGTCACCCGGATGGAGCAGCAGGTCTGGCTCAAGGAAGCTAAGAAGGAGAATGATAGTTTGTATCCACCCGCGTGAAGGCTGCCGGCCCGGTGGCGGCGCCGCCTGACCCGGCGGAGGATCAGGCGGGGGCGGGCTGCGGCCGGGCCCGGGCCTTTTTCTTCTTTTTGGCCGGCTTTGGCGGGGAGGTAAGCTGCGGGTCCGTTTCCCACCAGTTGATGCCCATTTCTTTGGCTTTGTCCACAGAGGCAATTAAAAGCCTTATTTTTATGCTTAAAAGCTCCACGTCGGCCAGGGAAATTTTTATGTCGCCGGCTATGACCAGCCCCTTGTCGAGCACCCTTTCCAGAATCTCGGCTATGTTCGTGCTTTTTACCGATTGCTGCACTTTTCCGGCCTCCTCACATCAGGTCGCCCAGGGGTCCGAGGTTCAGGTTCAGCTCTTCCCCTTCCAGGCCGAACGCCTTTTTCAGTTCTTCCATCTTGTTTTCCAGTTTCATGAAGGTAATGCCCATCCGGTCTATTTCCTCGCTGCTCAGGCCGCCCCGGTCGATGCGGCGGATGGCCTGTTTTTCTAAAAGCCGGATCAGCAGTTGAATGATCGTCAGGACCAGCTTTGCCAGCCCCTGCTCCACTTTGTCCGGATCGGCGCCGACCCGGTCCGGCAAGGCCCTGCCGGCCTGTTCCATCTCGTCCCGGAAATCTTCCACGGCCTCCGGGTCAACGCAAGCCTTGCTCAGCAAAATTACCACCTTCTGTAATTTTAATAAAGCTGTAAGGCGGCCAGGGGCCGCTCAAAAGAAACTTCAGGCTGCGGTTTGCCGACCTGCAGAGTTGAAATGCCTCTTTAAAATTTTCCAGCCTGTTTTTTTTGACCAGGTAGGCCGCGGTGAAGAAAAGCCGCCGGGTGGGGGAAAGCTTGCAGGTAAAGTCTTCGGCGCAGTCCGCCAGGTGTTTTTGTATCCCCGCGGCCGCTTCGCGGGCGCTTGCCGCCAGAAAGTCGATCAATTCCATATCTTTCCGCTTGCCCTCCAGAAAAGCGCAGCCGGGCCGGTCCGGGCCAGGCCCGAAGCCTTTTGGGCTTTGCGGGCGGAACCTCGCTTTAACGCCGTCGAGGTCCCAGATGGCTTTAAGGCCCATCTCTACGCAGTTTTCCAGCCTGCCCAGATGCTGCTTGAACTGTTTGTAATACCCGGCCAGCATCTCCGCCACGCTTTGCTCGCTCTTTAAAACCGTGCCGAACCTCATCGGCAGGATTGTTGTATGCGCCATTGCCGCTTCAACTACCTGCTCATGGGCAAGATAGTTTTCTTCGCCGGGAAGCCACTGCCCGCCGGCGGCCTCCGAAACCACCGCCCCGATGTCCCTGTACGGCACCAGGTACACTTTCCGGCCGGCCGCCGCGGCGGTTTGAAAGGGGTGCAAAGGCACAATGCCGTAAACGTAAATCAAGAGAATTCTCCTTCCCTGAAGGCGGGCCTGATCGTGTCGATGGAGCCGAGCACAAGCCTGAGGCCCAGGTAGATCAGGTCCACTTCCGCCACGGAGATGATGATATCCCCGCTGATTACCACTCCTTTGCCCAGGATGCGGTCGAGAAGCTCCAGCAGGGTGAGGTTTTCCAAGCTGGATGCCTGGTTCAAGCTTCAGCACTCCTTTCGGGAGGGAGGCAGAAATTGTACGGCGGCCACCGGCCGGTAAGGGCGAACTCAAAGCCGCAGGGGCGGTATTTTTGTTCCAGGGCGGCGGCCGTTTCCTTGAACTCTTCAAGCCTGGCCTGGCTGACGAGGTAGGCGCCGTTTAAAACCATTTCCTCGCTCTTCCCGGTAATTTCCCTGTCGAGCAGCTTGTTTTCCGCCGACAGCACCGCTATTTGCGACAGGGCCTGGTGGCATTCCGCGGCGCAGCGCCGGGCTGCCTGCCCGGTCTCCTCTTCGATGAGGCCGTCTATTTTTTTCTTTAAGAAGTAGGCCGCGCCTGCGGGCTGCGGACCGGCTCCGGCCTTCATTTTCCTTATGTTTTCGCTTTGCTCTGCCACCAGCTTTTTCAGCACGGGCCGGTTGCAGTAGACTTTCAGCCCCCACTCCTCCTTGTCTTTCAGAAAGTCCAGCACCTGGCGCAGCTCTTTTTCCCTTTCCTGCAGCATGTCCAGCACCTTCTCCGCGGAGGAAAAGACGGTGCAGAACTTCATCGGTACGACCGGGTTGTTTTCCATCACCTTTTCGATGACATTTTCATGCGCTTCTACGGCCGCCTGCAGCCAGGCGGCGTCCTGCAGCCGCCTTTCTAAGGCCTCCTGGCTGAACTCCGCCAGGGATACCGTGCTTGCAAATGCGCACAGGGATTGGTGGACCAGGGGAAAGATCTCCCCGTTTCCGTCAACTCCGCAGACGCCGGGGGACAGTTTCTCCGCCCCGGCATTGGTGATGCAGTAAAGGTAAACGCCGTAGGCCTTCTGTGGCGGCGGGCCGTCCTGCGGTTCCGGGCCGGGGGCGCTGCCGGGACCGCCCTCCGGGCGGCGGGCAGGGGTGGGCGCTGCTGCCGGTGCCTCTTTGCAAATGCTTTTGCCTTTTGCAGCGGGGCCGGGCGGGGCATTTTCAGGCGCCTGGTTCCGTCTGCTGCTCCTGCCCTTGCCCTTTGCGGGCGGGACGGGCCGGCCGGTCCTGGCCGCAAGGCCCTGACCGCTGCGCCTGCCGGCGGTTTTTGCGGGCCGGGCCTTTTTCCCGGCGGGGTTTTTCTCTTGCATGAACTTGCGCAGCTCATCCTCCAGCACCTCCCGGAGAAGGGATTTCACATCGTTTTTAAAGCCGGCAACAGCTTCGTCCCAGATTTCCCCCAACAGGGCGGGCAGGAGGCGGCCGGCCTTTTCCCTGAAGGCCTCCCGCAGAAGATTCAAGAAAAGCTCCCTGTCCTTCAAGTCATTCCTCCTCGGCTTCTTCTTCCGCCCGGCTTGCTTTTATTTCCCGCGCCAGGCGCAGGCGGTCGAGCAGTTTTTCTTCGATGCGCCCGTACTCCTCCTGGTCTATCTCGCCCGAATCGAGCAGGTGCTGCGCTTCCAGCAGTTGGCGGGCAATGGCCTGCTCGTCGGTCAGCTCGGCCTCGGCGTGCTTGTAAATTTCCCTGGCGACGAAAAGCAAGAAGCGCAGGGGCGACATAAACAAATCGTCTACAATGAACATGTTTGCTTACCTGCTTCTGGTAAGATTTATGCGGATGTTCACAAAATTGTAAGGCGGCCAGGGCCCGGTGTATTTTATTGCCAGGGCGTCTTTATACTTCTGGTGGAACTCCTCCACTTTCAGGTCGAATTCGCTTAACTTTTCCCTGGCCGTCAGAAAGACGGCGTGCAGCACCATTCTGGGCGTGACGATCTCTTTCTTTAAGGATGAATCGGCAATATCTTGCAGAGGGTCGTATATTTCCTTATGATAAAAGTTTCTCCTCTCTTCGGCCGCAGCCTCGACCATCCTGCCCAGGCTGATTTTGTCGAAATAGACGGCGGCCTCTTCCTTTCCGGAAAGGGCCTCGCCCATCTCAGCAATGGCGCCGTTAACTTCGGTTATTTCCTTCTTGAAGGCTTCTTTCTTCCAGTAAATTTTCAGGTCCAGCTCGACTTTGCCTTTAATTCTGGCCATTGCGCTCTTAAACCGGGCGTAATCCCTTTTCATCAAGCTGACGATTTCCCCCGCGCTTTCTGCAACTATTCCGAAGCTCATGGGCATAATGTCGAACTCTTCCATTACCGCCGAGATGACTTTCTGGTGGGCCATGACGTTTTCTTTGACCGGGTCGAAAGTGACGGCGGGCGTGCTGCTGACCACCATCGCCAGGTCCCGGTAGTTGATGGTGTGCACCTGGTCGCCCCGCCCCCCGATGCCTATCGGGCCGAAATTTTTCTCTCGCCGGTCTCGATGAGGCCGTAAAGGTATTTACCCTCTTTTGCTTTTTTCAAGCCTTTCACCCCGCCCGGCGTTCTTTATGAATTCGAGGGATTTGAGAAAGTGCTGCATGGTCACCCGGTAGCGGGGAGCGGCGGCTGCTTTTTTATTTGCCTCAATGTATTCGCGCATGGCCAGGATGGCTGCCCGGTGGCACACCTGCCTTATATCCGCCCCGGAAAAGCCCTTGCAGGCGTCGGCCAGGGCGTCCAGGTCGATGTTCTGGTGCAGGGGCATTTTCCTGGTGTGCACTTTGAAGATTTCCACGATTGCTTCTTTGTCCGGCAGGTCCAGGCGGAGGTGCAGGTCGAACCGGCCGGGCCGCAGCAGGGCCGGGTCGATCAGGTCGATGCGGTTGGTGGCGGCCAGCAGCACCACCCCGCGCAGCTCTTCTATGCCGTCTATTTCGGTAAGCAACTGGCTCAGCACCCTGTCCGCGGCGCCGCCGTGACCGGCCTCCCTGGCCGGGACGAGGGAGTCTATTTCGTCAAAGAAGACCAGGCACGGGGCCACCTGTTTCGCCTTTCTGAAAAGCTCGCGCACCGCCTTCTCCGACTCGCCCATCCACTTGGAAAGCAGGGAGGGGCCTTTTACGGCGATGAAGTTGGCGTTGATTTCGCTGGCCAGCGCCCTGGCCAGCAGGGTCTTGCCGGTGCCGGGCGGCCCGTGCAGGATAACGCCCCTGGGGGGCGAGATGCCGGCCGTTTCAAATAGCTCCCTGTATTTCAGCGGCCACTCGACGGCCTGGCGCAGCTCCTGCTTAATTTCTTTAAGCCCGCCCACGTCCTCCCATCTGACGGCGGGAACATCCACCAGAAACTCGCGGGTGGCGGAAGGCTCGACTTCTTTCATGGCCTCCAGGAAGTCTTTCATTTCCACCTTGATGCCGGCCAGGAACTCCCCGGCGGCTTTTCCGGTTTGCGCCCCGATGAGGGGGTACACCCGCCGGACGCATCTCATGGCGGCCTCCTGGCAGAGGGCCCGCAGGTCCGCCCCTACGAAGCCGTGGGTGATTTCCGCCAGCCGGTCGAGATCGACGTCGCCGGCTACGGGCATTCCCCTGGTGTGAATTGACAGTATTTCGCGGCGCCCTTTCCGGTCGGGAATGCTGACCCTTATTTCCCTGTCGAAGCGGCCGGGCCGGCGCAGGGCCGGATCGATGGCGTTGGGCAGGTTGGTGGCGCCTATTACTATAACCTGCCCTCTTGACTTCAGGCCGTCCATTAGCGCCAGAAGCTGGGCCACCACTCTTTTCTCTACTTCGCCGGTTACCTCTTCCCGCTTGGGAGCGACGGCGTCAATTTCGTCCAGAAAGATTATGCTGGGGCGGTTTCCGGCCGCCTTTTGAAAAATTTCCCTGAGCCTGGCCTCGCTTTCTCCGTAGTACTTGTGGATAATTTCCGGCCCGTTAACGTGAATGAAGCAGGCCTTTGTCTCGCCGGCCACCGCCCTGGCGATGAGGGTTTTGCCAGTGCCCGGCGGCCCGTAAAGGAGCACTCCTCTGGGCGGCTCAATGCCCAGGTGTTCGAATAGCTCCGGGTGGGTTAAGGGGAGTTCGATCAT
The window above is part of the Pelotomaculum thermopropionicum SI genome. Proteins encoded here:
- a CDS encoding hypothetical membrane protein (containing three S-layer homology SLH) domains); protein product: MFIKAAARFFAIALVAMFCFWGGGPALAQPADIQGHWAENQIGDWFARGLIAGYGDGTFRPDNKVTRAEFVVMTNRAFGFNSGIQAPFSDVSPGDWFFGQLCAAFTAGYIAGDADGRFRPGDGISRQEVAVVLSRLLKLKMPEGGDAHAAFKDAGSIAEWSRAAVSAVVAAGYMAGYPEDRTFRPAEPITRAEAVVVLDRAKKAYEQSLATGGTGVPGAGAVSVAVPLADCSMTLGGQALAVDLAGVFSSAGGASLTYSASSSNAGVAAVAVSGSTLTVSAVSAGSAVITVTAGDGRGNSATDEFTVTVSAAAPGGGGGGGGAPPAGPGGGETGAPKIERASVVAGGQTLEVEIDESGLNGFIDLSRLDGSTVITEGTISVSEAARLTLSVQVGGETITKVQNLKAGENRLEAMDIIKKYGLSLNLIELFLGDPVVLSGTLEYGSGKAVPVSLTIDLP
- a CDS encoding hypothetical membrane protein, which translates into the protein MISTVTTVTTTTTTTTTASTVTTATSLMAGLGLTATIALIILLIAKELAGAAAEGSPRGPGVAGAMDRVLNVGIIPLLMVFVSIVFVKVMSVL
- a CDS encoding hypothetical protein (containing Gas vesicle protein) encodes the protein MQQSVKSTNIAEILERVLDKGLVIAGDIKISLADVELLSIKIRLLIASVDKAKEMGINWWETDPQLTSPPKPAKKKKKARARPQPAPA
- a CDS encoding hypothetical membrane protein, which codes for MLSKACVDPEAVEDFRDEMEQAGRALPDRVGADPDKVEQGLAKLVLTIIQLLIRLLEKQAIRRIDRGGLSSEEIDRMGITFMKLENKMEELKKAFGLEGEELNLNLGPLGDLM
- a CDS encoding hypothetical protein (containing Gas vesicle synthesis protein GvpL/GvpF) → MIYVYGIVPLHPFQTAAAAGRKVYLVPYRDIGAVVSEAAGGQWLPGEENYLAHEQVVEAAMAHTTILPMRFGTVLKSEQSVAEMLAGYYKQFKQHLGRLENCVEMGLKAIWDLDGVKARFRPQSPKGFGPGPDRPGCAFLEGKRKDMELIDFLAASAREAAAGIQKHLADCAEDFTCKLSPTRRLFFTAAYLVKKNRLENFKEAFQLCRSANRSLKFLLSGPWPPYSFIKITEGGNFAEQGLR
- a CDS encoding hypothetical membrane protein yields the protein MNQASSLENLTLLELLDRILGKGVVISGDIIISVAEVDLIYLGLRLVLGSIDTIRPAFREGEFS
- a CDS encoding hypothetical protein (containing Gas vesicle synthesis protein GvpL/GvpF), translating into MKDRELFLNLLREAFREKAGRLLPALLGEIWDEAVAGFKNDVKSLLREVLEDELRKFMQEKNPAGKKARPAKTAGRRSGQGLAARTGRPVPPAKGKGRSSRRNQAPENAPPGPAAKGKSICKEAPAAAPTPARRPEGGPGSAPGPEPQDGPPPQKAYGVYLYCITNAGAEKLSPGVCGVDGNGEIFPLVHQSLCAFASTVSLAEFSQEALERRLQDAAWLQAAVEAHENVIEKVMENNPVVPMKFCTVFSSAEKVLDMLQEREKELRQVLDFLKDKEEWGLKVYCNRPVLKKLVAEQSENIRKMKAGAGPQPAGAAYFLKKKIDGLIEEETGQAARRCAAECHQALSQIAVLSAENKLLDREITGKSEEMVLNGAYLVSQARLEEFKETAAALEQKYRPCGFEFALTGRWPPYNFCLPPERSAEA
- a CDS encoding hypothetical membrane protein (containing GvpG, Gas vesicle protein G); the encoded protein is MFIVDDLFMSPLRFLLFVAREIYKHAEAELTDEQAIARQLLEAQHLLDSGEIDQEEYGRIEEKLLDRLRLAREIKASRAEEEAEEE
- a CDS encoding hypothetical protein (containing GvpL_GvpF, Gas vesicle synthesis protein GvpL/GvpF); this encodes MHTINYRDLAMVVSSTPAVTFDPVKENVMAHQKVISAVMEEFDIMPMSFGIVAESAGEIVSLMKRDYARFKSAMARIKGKVELDLKIYWKKEAFKKEITEVNGAIAEMGEALSGKEEAAVYFDKISLGRMVEAAAEERRNFYHKEIYDPLQDIADSSLKKEIVTPRMVLHAVFLTAREKLSEFDLKVEEFHQKYKDALAIKYTGPWPPYNFVNIRINLTRSR
- the SpoVK gene encoding ATPase (AAA+ class) yields the protein MKNKGDSGFGIGDFFKGLGSLIDLAGSLEPDESGEISRSGVFLDKKGLKGTYGLNIKIGGESAGGQTLKRGTTRDGPAGPEGGPAPDQNSKGSAAKEFSYRDIGGLDKELQKIREMIELPLTHPELFEHLGIEPPRGVLLYGPPGTGKTLIARAVAGETKACFIHVNGPEIIHKYYGESEARLREIFQKAAGNRPSIIFLDEIDAVAPKREEVTGEVEKRVVAQLLALMDGLKSRGQVIVIGATNLPNAIDPALRRPGRFDREIRVSIPDRKGRREILSIHTRGMPVAGDVDLDRLAEITHGFVGADLRALCQEAAMRCVRRVYPLIGAQTGKAAGEFLAGIKVEMKDFLEAMKEVEPSATREFLVDVPAVRWEDVGGLKEIKQELRQAVEWPLKYRELFETAGISPPRGVILHGPPGTGKTLLARALASEINANFIAVKGPSLLSKWMGESEKAVRELFRKAKQVAPCLVFFDEIDSLVPAREAGHGGAADRVLSQLLTEIDGIEELRGVVLLAATNRIDLIDPALLRPGRFDLHLRLDLPDKEAIVEIFKVHTRKMPLHQNIDLDALADACKGFSGADIRQVCHRAAILAMREYIEANKKAAAAPRYRVTMQHFLKSLEFIKNAGRGERLEKSKRG